In the Brassica napus cultivar Da-Ae chromosome A7, Da-Ae, whole genome shotgun sequence genome, one interval contains:
- the LOC106356297 gene encoding dof zinc finger protein DOF1.5-like, which yields MATKDSPGIKLFGKTITFNANNNNIIQTIKKEEGQEQQPELQTKIAVRSPSSSDLMAEKRPDKIIACPRCKSMATKFCYFNNYNVNQPRHFCKGCQRYWTAGGALRNVPVGAGRRRSKPPGRAGGFSELLGAATGAVDQVELDALLVEEWRAGASHGVFRHDYPVKRLRCYTDGQSC from the coding sequence ATGGCGACCAAAGATTCCCCAGGGATTAAACTTTTTGGCAAAACCATTACATTCAACgccaataataataatatcatacagACGATTAAGAAAGAAGAAGGGCAGGAACAACAGCCAGAGTTACAAACAAAAATAGCCGTTAGATCACCATCATCATCGGATCTAATGGCAGAGAAGCGTCCAGACAAGATAATAGCATGTCCGAGATGCAAGAGCATGGCGACTAAATTCTGTTACTTCAATAATTACAACGTTAACCAACCACGTCACTTCTGCAAAGGTTGTCAGCGTTATTGGACCGCCGGTGGAGCTCTCCGGAATGTTCCCGTCGGTGCCGGTCGTCGGAGGTCCAAACCTCCGGGTCGTGCAGGTGGGTTCTCCGAGTTGCTTGGAGCTGCGACTGGAGCCGTTGATCAGGTCGAGCTTGACGCTTTGCTGGTGGAAGAGTGGCGAGCAGGTGCTTCCCATGGTGTTTTCCGGCATGATTATCCGGTGAAGAGACTCCGTTGCTACACCGATGGTCAATCTTGTTGa